Proteins from a genomic interval of Ptychodera flava strain L36383 chromosome 7, AS_Pfla_20210202, whole genome shotgun sequence:
- the LOC139136372 gene encoding uncharacterized protein produces MQKNRNLSKKNNFVKSTKGRKGTARTRVENERIRCKKIWPKKLAPTLVGKAQEAYSRLREDDALDYDKVKVAILRKYELTRESYRVKFRACKHTDEETFCMWGDIVADTFDRWMETSGVPSLSGEEKYERVRELFIMEQLVEGVPKQMQTYLKERDPENYKELVKLGETYKSAHSGAASDQTERKRGFKSFNNKNKQQKGEGKKFDNSSQSGEKSKPSAACYTCGKTGHLARNCPEQKSDKNAGSAKTKVVGHVKSQDDKGYDIWAEFGNDYLLGRNTYIGCLDGKPVSIQRDTGCCQTLVKPEVVQQSNYLPGETCNISFADETVHEAPVVKAHIESEIFTGPLRMGVWKGIPKDVLLGEDALALQDRRALVVTRRQKKCRTSARL; encoded by the coding sequence ATgcagaaaaacagaaatttgagCAAGAAAAACAATTTCGTGAAATCAACTAAAGGCAGAAAGGGAACAGCGCGAACACgagttgaaaatgaaagaattagaTGTAAGAAGATTTGGCCAAAGAAATTAGCTCCGACTCTTGTAGGTAAGGCCCAGGAGGCATATTCTAGGTTGAGAGAAGACGATGCCCTAGATTATGATAAGGTCAAAGTTGCTATACTTAGGAAGTATGAGCTCACCAGAGAGTCATACAGAGTTAAATTCAGAGCTTGCAAACATACAGATGAGGAGACATTCTGTATGTGGGGTGATATTGTTGCCGATACTTTTGACCGCTGGATGGAAACAAGTGGGGTTCCGTCTTTAAGTGgtgaagaaaaatatgaacGGGTACGTGAACTATTTATAATGGAGCAATTAGTTGAAGGCGTGCCCAAAcaaatgcaaacatatttgaagGAAAGAGATCCTGAAAACTATAAGGAGTTGGTAAAACTTGGTGAGACTTATAAATCTGCACATTCTGGCGCTGCTAGCGATCAGACTGAGCGGAAGCGgggtttcaaaagttttaacaataagAACAAGCAGCAAAAGGGTGAGGGAAAGAAGTTTGATAACTCATCTCAGAGTGGTGAGAAGTCAAAGCCCTCAGCTGCGTGTTATACTTGTGGGAAAACTGGTCATTTGGCAAGAAATTGTCCCGAACAAAAGTCTGATAAAAATGCAGGTTCAGCAAAGACAAAGGTCGTTGGCCATGTCAAAAGTCAGGATGACAAAGGCTATGATATTTGGGCTGAATTTGGTAATGATTATCTACTTGGGAGAAATACTTACATTGGGTGTTTAGACGGTAAACCAGTGAGTATACAGAGGGACACAGGTTGTTGTCAAACCTTGGTAAAGCCAGAGGTCGTACAACAATCTAACTATTTGCCTGGAGAGACTTGCAATATTAGTTTTGCAGACGAAACAGTGCACGAGGCGCCTGTTGTCAAAGCCCAcatcgaaagtgaaattttcactggacCTTTACGTATGGGGGTATGGAAAGGTATACCTAAGGACGTTCTGCTAGGTGAGGACGCGCTTGCCTTGCAGGATCGCCGTGCATTAGTGGTCACAAGACGTCAAAAGAAGTGCAGGACGAGCGCGAGGCTATAG